A genomic region of Serratia fonticola contains the following coding sequences:
- a CDS encoding fimbria/pilus outer membrane usher protein yields MKELPLSAAVKSALFNYKSILLLTGSALCLASPAMGLAAAQAEGKQANAPVEATFNSNFLVGQAQGVDLSRFRDGNPVLAGKYSLDVYVNGEWKGKKNIEFKSVPGKDSAETCFSLLSLEEFGVDTAAMGSAPGVTIASCKSLSQWLPEASYRLDTSTLRMDVSIPQAALRRTARGYVDPKFWDRGITAGFLSYNFNAFNSHSSNSGGNSDSTNAYLTLNAGLNIAGWQLHHDSNVNWRSQESTHWQNTATYAQRAIPGVRGMLTLGDAFTSGDFFDSIGFRGAQLATDDRMLPDSLNGYAPVVRGMAQSNALVEVRQNNQLIYQTTVAPGEFVINDLYPTGYGGDLDVTVNEADGSVRHFSVPYASVAQMLRPGIQRYALTAGRVRDDNLSKEPEMFQATYQRGFTNILTGYTGATVSEGYSAVLLGSAVATPLGAFAVDVTQANTRLKQGDMSGQSYKVSYSKLMSETNTNFTIAAYRYSTSGYLSLRDAVYARDNESRGLSADAVNRQRSEYQLTLNQGLGGTLGSLYLTGSVRDYWNRGGTSKQYQVGYNNFIGRVTYGLSAMRTTDTNNRDETRYYLNFSIPFNVGTQNISLNSALAYTDRGYDSSRIGINGSTGEDNNISYSATLANDQSGGTNSSVSGEYRSRFATMNGSYSYGRDFRQSSIGASGSVVAHRGGVTMTPQRGQTMVLIEAPDAAGAIVTNTPGVRIDDNGYAVVPYVTPYRMTNVTLDPNGMSRDVELESSSQQVAPYAGAIAKLEFKTIKGQALIIHALGPNGAALPFGAEVLDTRNQVVGIVGQGSRIYLRTEALQGLLFVKWGTQPTQQCAVNYRAKAQNGTDYEIIEASCK; encoded by the coding sequence ATGAAAGAGTTGCCTCTCTCTGCCGCCGTTAAATCGGCACTTTTCAATTACAAATCCATCCTGCTGTTGACCGGTAGTGCACTTTGTCTGGCCTCCCCTGCGATGGGCTTGGCCGCCGCGCAGGCTGAGGGCAAGCAGGCTAATGCGCCGGTCGAGGCCACCTTCAACAGCAATTTCCTGGTCGGGCAGGCGCAGGGGGTTGATCTTTCGCGTTTTCGTGATGGTAACCCGGTACTGGCAGGTAAATATTCTCTGGATGTTTACGTCAACGGCGAATGGAAAGGCAAAAAGAATATTGAATTCAAGAGCGTGCCGGGTAAAGACAGTGCTGAGACCTGCTTTAGTCTGCTGTCTCTTGAAGAGTTTGGCGTCGATACGGCGGCGATGGGGAGTGCCCCTGGCGTGACGATCGCTAGCTGTAAATCGTTAAGCCAATGGTTGCCGGAAGCCTCTTATCGCCTGGATACCAGCACTTTGCGTATGGATGTCAGCATTCCGCAGGCAGCATTACGCCGTACTGCGCGGGGTTATGTCGATCCTAAATTCTGGGATCGTGGTATTACGGCGGGCTTTTTGTCGTACAACTTTAATGCCTTCAATTCCCATAGCTCAAATTCCGGTGGCAATTCAGACTCCACCAATGCTTACCTGACGTTAAATGCCGGGCTGAATATTGCCGGTTGGCAGTTGCATCATGATTCCAACGTGAACTGGCGTAGCCAGGAAAGCACCCATTGGCAGAACACCGCGACCTATGCGCAGCGCGCTATTCCGGGGGTACGCGGCATGTTGACGTTGGGAGATGCGTTTACCAGCGGTGATTTCTTCGACTCAATTGGTTTTCGTGGCGCGCAGCTTGCTACTGACGATCGCATGTTACCTGATTCTCTCAATGGCTATGCACCGGTTGTACGTGGCATGGCGCAGAGCAACGCGCTGGTGGAGGTTCGCCAGAACAACCAGTTGATCTACCAGACAACGGTAGCGCCAGGTGAGTTTGTGATCAACGACCTCTATCCCACCGGTTACGGCGGCGATCTGGACGTGACGGTCAATGAGGCAGACGGTAGCGTCCGTCATTTCAGCGTTCCTTATGCCTCTGTGGCACAGATGTTACGTCCTGGGATCCAGCGGTATGCGTTAACTGCAGGCCGAGTGCGCGATGATAATTTGAGCAAGGAACCGGAGATGTTCCAGGCGACTTATCAACGCGGGTTCACCAATATTCTTACCGGCTACACCGGCGCTACCGTCAGTGAAGGCTACAGCGCGGTGCTGTTGGGGAGCGCGGTGGCAACGCCGCTGGGGGCATTTGCGGTGGATGTTACGCAGGCAAACACCCGCCTGAAGCAGGGCGATATGTCCGGCCAGAGTTATAAGGTCAGCTATAGCAAGCTGATGTCGGAAACCAACACCAACTTTACCATTGCGGCCTATCGCTACTCGACCTCCGGCTACCTGTCACTGCGCGATGCCGTTTATGCCCGCGATAACGAGAGCAGAGGGCTCAGTGCCGATGCGGTCAACCGCCAGCGCAGTGAGTACCAGCTTACGCTAAACCAGGGGTTGGGGGGGACTCTGGGGTCGTTGTACCTCACCGGCTCGGTGCGTGATTACTGGAACCGTGGCGGCACCTCAAAACAATATCAGGTGGGTTACAACAACTTTATTGGTCGCGTGACCTACGGTTTGTCTGCCATGCGCACCACTGATACCAATAACCGGGATGAGACCCGCTACTACCTTAACTTCTCGATCCCATTCAATGTAGGTACGCAGAATATCAGCCTGAACAGTGCGCTGGCCTATACCGATCGTGGTTATGACAGCAGCCGCATTGGTATCAATGGTTCAACCGGGGAAGATAACAACATCAGCTACAGTGCGACGCTGGCTAACGATCAGAGCGGCGGCACCAACAGCAGCGTGAGTGGGGAATACCGCAGCCGCTTTGCGACCATGAACGGTTCTTACAGTTATGGCCGTGACTTCCGTCAGTCCTCCATTGGTGCTTCTGGGAGCGTGGTGGCACACCGCGGCGGGGTGACCATGACGCCACAGCGTGGGCAAACCATGGTACTGATCGAAGCACCTGATGCCGCAGGGGCGATCGTTACCAACACGCCTGGGGTGCGTATTGACGATAACGGCTATGCGGTAGTGCCTTATGTCACCCCTTACCGGATGACCAATGTCACGTTGGATCCGAACGGCATGTCACGTGATGTCGAACTCGAAAGCAGCAGCCAGCAGGTTGCGCCTTACGCCGGTGCGATTGCCAAGCTGGAGTTCAAAACCATCAAAGGCCAAGCGTTGATTATCCATGCCTTGGGCCCCAACGGCGCGGCGCTGCCGTTTGGTGCAGAGGTGTTGGACACCCGTAACCAGGTGGTGGGCATTGTTGGCCAGGGCAGCCGTATCTATCTGCGCACCGAAGCATTACAGGGGCTGCTGTTCGTGAAATGGGGCACCCAGCCGACACAACAATGTGCCGTGAATTATCGCGCCAAGGCGCAGAACGGCACGGATTACGAAATTATCGAGGCAAGCTGTAAATGA
- a CDS encoding molecular chaperone produces MKNSFKKYSVLLVAALFSSSVFSSVIINGTRVIYPAKQREVTVQLSNNGASPALIQTWIDEGNAETTPENSKAPFIVSPPISRIEPNSGQALRISLTTTALSQNKESLFWLNVLEIPPAPTGAAADTTPENFLQVAFRTRVKVFYRPAGLSGEANDAPEKLQWSYVASGLKVKNPTPFYVSFTEINAVVNQKKVPLVPHGEMLAPGQEKTLAFSGDSARIADIEYTTINDFGGRINRSKNHQQ; encoded by the coding sequence ATGAAAAACTCGTTTAAAAAATACAGTGTATTGCTGGTGGCCGCACTTTTCAGCAGCAGCGTTTTTTCCAGTGTCATCATTAACGGTACGCGCGTTATTTATCCGGCAAAGCAACGGGAAGTGACTGTCCAACTCTCAAATAATGGTGCTTCTCCGGCGTTGATCCAGACCTGGATCGATGAAGGTAATGCGGAAACCACGCCAGAAAACAGTAAGGCGCCTTTTATTGTTTCTCCGCCAATCAGTCGTATTGAACCCAATAGTGGCCAGGCGTTGCGTATTTCGCTGACCACCACTGCGCTGTCACAAAATAAAGAATCCCTGTTCTGGCTGAACGTGTTGGAAATTCCGCCAGCGCCGACAGGCGCCGCAGCCGATACCACACCGGAAAACTTCCTGCAGGTGGCATTCAGAACTCGTGTGAAGGTGTTTTATCGCCCGGCGGGCCTGAGCGGTGAAGCCAACGATGCACCAGAAAAATTGCAATGGAGCTACGTTGCCAGCGGTTTAAAGGTGAAAAATCCTACGCCATTCTACGTTTCATTCACCGAGATAAACGCCGTTGTTAATCAGAAGAAAGTGCCTTTGGTGCCGCACGGCGAAATGTTGGCGCCCGGACAGGAAAAAACGCTGGCCTTTTCCGGTGACAGCGCACGTATTGCCGACATTGAATACACCACGATCAATGACTTTGGTGGCCGGATTAATCGCAGCAAAAACCACCAGCAGTAA
- a CDS encoding fimbrial protein gives MKISKLSAVFALAVSTAAISSFSAQAADGTITFNGKVTDQTCTISTPGGKDFTVTLPTVSSSTLGAVNATAGRTPFAINLTKCSKGQVATYFEPGATVDFKTGRLNNQTKTNAATNVQIQLLGSNNQFLPILAATNNGAQTNSQWVTVANEGDSADLNYYAEYFATAAAGAGDVTSNVQYTIIYQ, from the coding sequence ATGAAAATCTCTAAGTTATCTGCTGTATTTGCATTGGCTGTATCTACTGCTGCTATTTCTTCTTTCTCAGCACAAGCAGCCGATGGCACTATTACTTTTAATGGTAAAGTGACTGACCAGACTTGTACTATCAGCACCCCTGGTGGCAAAGATTTTACTGTGACTCTGCCAACAGTATCTTCTTCTACGTTGGGCGCGGTGAATGCTACTGCTGGCCGTACTCCGTTCGCAATTAATCTGACTAAATGTTCAAAAGGTCAAGTGGCAACCTATTTCGAACCTGGTGCGACTGTTGATTTCAAAACGGGGCGTCTGAATAACCAAACGAAAACTAATGCGGCAACCAATGTGCAAATTCAGCTGTTGGGCAGCAATAACCAATTCCTGCCAATTTTGGCCGCAACTAACAATGGTGCACAGACTAACTCCCAGTGGGTTACAGTTGCCAACGAGGGGGATTCTGCCGATCTGAACTACTACGCTGAATATTTCGCAACGGCAGCGGCAGGCGCTGGTGATGTGACGTCTAATGTGCAGTACACCATCATCTACCAATAA
- a CDS encoding EAL domain-containing protein has protein sequence MRSSFRAKNNGINYVFQPMFGKYGQLLAVECLSRFAFNSDYAHFSPEQFFQQADRETRIEILLEQIELIEKYKYWFQDNKVIATINVDDYSLHSLANSTLADKVQAIRCIHFEVNENASRLVKNRVHSDPALNSYSFWLDDFGSGYAGFSALYNSRFRFVKLDRLLLWDFMQKPGGEGLMHALLRFFHLNHYKVIIEGIETAEQKKWLDEMPYYALQGKLWKESNIQDLNLLLTAEYF, from the coding sequence ATGCGTAGTTCTTTTAGAGCAAAAAATAACGGGATCAATTATGTTTTCCAGCCAATGTTCGGAAAGTACGGGCAACTGCTGGCCGTTGAATGTTTGTCTCGATTCGCTTTCAACAGTGACTATGCGCATTTTTCCCCTGAACAGTTTTTCCAGCAGGCAGACAGAGAAACACGTATTGAGATCCTGCTTGAACAGATTGAGTTGATAGAAAAATATAAATACTGGTTTCAAGACAATAAAGTAATAGCCACAATAAATGTGGATGATTACTCCCTTCACTCTCTGGCTAACAGCACGTTAGCGGATAAAGTTCAGGCAATTCGCTGCATTCATTTCGAAGTCAATGAAAATGCCAGCAGGCTGGTAAAAAACCGCGTCCATAGCGATCCCGCGTTGAACAGTTATTCATTCTGGCTCGACGATTTTGGTTCTGGCTATGCGGGTTTTTCCGCATTGTATAACAGCCGTTTTCGCTTTGTTAAACTCGACCGTCTATTGCTTTGGGACTTCATGCAAAAGCCTGGAGGCGAGGGTTTAATGCATGCTTTATTACGTTTCTTTCACCTTAATCATTACAAGGTCATTATCGAGGGGATCGAAACAGCCGAGCAGAAAAAATGGCTGGATGAAATGCCTTATTATGCACTACAGGGAAAGCTGTGGAAGGAATCCAATATCCAGGATTTAAATCTGCTTCTTACAGCTGAATACTTTTAA
- a CDS encoding LuxR family transcriptional regulator, with translation MSKNNVLVISECKFSYVGLSVLLKKHYGKYDIKLFSDFMHGGSKAAKIAKHDIALILTSQDLEQSVNVIESLVSLHQQYNIKPRILVFYDDERVAKLLAILGISVELVSTRIPLYSLQEKIGNLLESKESGQIKVQKTRELSPAESDVIFNLLRGDSLLHIAQKRGTNPKTIFSQKYSALKKLRLRNMSTIFVANK, from the coding sequence ATGTCTAAGAATAATGTCCTTGTTATTAGTGAGTGTAAGTTCAGTTACGTCGGCCTTTCAGTGCTACTGAAAAAACATTACGGCAAGTATGATATCAAGTTGTTTTCAGACTTTATGCATGGTGGTTCTAAGGCCGCAAAGATCGCCAAACATGATATTGCGCTGATCTTGACTTCACAGGATCTGGAACAGAGCGTCAACGTGATCGAGAGTCTGGTGTCTTTGCATCAGCAATACAATATCAAGCCACGCATTCTGGTTTTTTATGATGATGAGCGTGTCGCCAAGCTATTAGCGATCCTGGGTATTTCCGTGGAGCTGGTATCGACGCGTATCCCACTTTATTCGCTACAAGAAAAAATTGGAAACCTGTTGGAAAGCAAAGAGTCAGGTCAAATTAAAGTACAGAAAACCCGTGAGCTCAGCCCAGCGGAAAGCGATGTGATTTTTAATCTGCTGCGCGGCGATAGCCTGCTGCACATTGCACAAAAGCGCGGCACGAATCCAAAGACCATTTTTTCACAAAAATACAGTGCATTAAAAAAGCTACGCTTGCGCAATATGAGTACCATCTTCGTCGCCAACAAATAG
- a CDS encoding fimbria/pilus outer membrane usher protein, with protein MNNNAFISFMLLIFPCFVNAGEYFYVSQDERDIGYIELDMAQDGFPCFDRRKLLEWQIISQENINEVKESGCIKVKDLYPLNITVTLIEKVNLLIFTLLQSSEVKNDARLAIANRDEGIPAILLNYDVNYKKYEGARYTRRKRKDNLIVELESGINYQQWRLRSKQYHDNEDMRQERITFADLYIERDISAINSRLHIGEGYNNTFYLSSFPYRGIKLASDDNMFPSSQGAVLPWVYGVAISDAEVEIRQSGKPVYRTMVPAGDFVLRNIKLFDKSGYISMTVKESDGSINYYDVPWNRLDNILDKAMWKYDVSFGKFMSNERTEESNPVFFQAGAGYGLSTQSSLFGGALLSPGYYSHSIGIGQRLNQYGDITVDHQYSSIVSAEQKKINGEKLRLQYVTNFSKANTSVRMNGEYYLQPHFNDFNSYSYNSKSNYYCCDYYKKEYGFDLSINSMMSASQNLTFNINQEKYQAPYGKRTFYSLKLMQYMSNLSFDLDMSYYQYATQKNEMRFGITFRIPLKKLGVDNTSLNVGYSYNPYDFYQTELGVSGRHLNNNLNYQVMARNGKQSRASYQANANYRYAAGESGIRYSSGTDYALYSVRSAGSLVAHQAGITLGPTLGETNALVYSQKHPNATLPDQIDVVTDNRGYAIIPDLIPYQLNVVNDAIGQELEFGEPIDEVVKVPTLGALSYYELIN; from the coding sequence ATGAATAATAACGCATTCATTTCATTCATGTTGTTGATTTTTCCTTGTTTTGTTAATGCCGGGGAGTATTTTTACGTATCCCAGGATGAACGGGATATCGGGTATATTGAACTCGACATGGCGCAAGACGGTTTTCCGTGTTTTGATCGACGCAAACTTCTGGAATGGCAAATTATCTCACAAGAGAACATCAATGAGGTAAAAGAGTCAGGTTGCATCAAAGTCAAAGATCTTTATCCATTAAATATCACGGTGACCTTGATCGAGAAGGTGAATCTCCTCATATTTACCTTGTTGCAGTCAAGCGAGGTAAAAAACGACGCCCGTTTGGCGATAGCGAACAGGGATGAGGGTATCCCGGCCATTTTATTAAATTATGACGTTAATTATAAGAAATACGAAGGGGCTCGTTACACACGAAGAAAAAGAAAGGATAACCTGATCGTGGAGCTGGAGTCAGGTATTAATTATCAACAATGGCGACTGAGATCAAAACAGTACCATGATAATGAGGATATGCGACAAGAGCGGATAACGTTTGCCGATCTTTACATTGAAAGGGATATCTCAGCGATAAATTCTCGCCTGCATATTGGTGAGGGTTACAATAATACCTTCTATCTTTCCTCCTTTCCCTATCGCGGGATAAAGTTAGCCTCCGATGACAATATGTTTCCTTCATCACAGGGGGCCGTATTGCCATGGGTATATGGGGTTGCCATCAGTGACGCTGAAGTTGAAATCAGGCAAAGCGGCAAGCCGGTATATCGCACGATGGTTCCAGCCGGAGATTTTGTGCTGAGAAATATCAAATTGTTTGATAAGTCTGGCTATATCAGCATGACGGTTAAAGAAAGTGATGGCAGTATAAATTACTATGACGTCCCCTGGAATCGACTAGATAATATTCTTGATAAAGCTATGTGGAAGTATGATGTTTCATTCGGCAAGTTTATGAGCAATGAGAGAACGGAAGAATCGAATCCCGTTTTCTTTCAGGCAGGTGCTGGATACGGCCTTTCTACACAAAGCTCATTATTTGGCGGGGCATTGTTGTCACCCGGTTACTACAGCCATTCAATCGGCATTGGTCAGCGGTTGAATCAATATGGTGATATTACCGTCGATCATCAGTACAGCAGTATCGTCTCAGCAGAACAGAAAAAAATTAACGGTGAGAAGCTACGCTTGCAGTATGTAACTAATTTTAGCAAGGCGAATACCAGTGTCAGGATGAATGGTGAATATTATTTGCAGCCTCATTTCAATGACTTTAATAGCTATTCCTATAATTCAAAATCAAATTATTATTGTTGCGATTATTATAAAAAAGAATATGGTTTTGATTTATCTATAAATTCCATGATGAGTGCTTCACAGAATTTAACGTTTAATATTAATCAGGAAAAGTATCAAGCACCGTACGGCAAACGAACGTTTTACTCATTGAAATTAATGCAATACATGTCCAATCTGTCGTTCGATCTGGATATGTCATACTATCAATATGCTACTCAGAAAAATGAGATGCGTTTTGGTATTACCTTCAGAATACCATTAAAAAAGCTAGGGGTTGATAATACCAGCCTGAATGTGGGCTACAGTTATAATCCTTATGATTTCTATCAAACCGAACTTGGCGTTAGCGGCAGGCATCTAAATAATAATCTTAACTATCAGGTGATGGCCCGCAATGGCAAGCAAAGCAGGGCAAGCTACCAGGCGAATGCCAATTACCGCTATGCCGCTGGAGAGTCGGGCATCCGATATTCATCCGGAACGGACTATGCGCTTTATTCGGTGCGTAGCGCCGGTTCGTTGGTCGCTCATCAGGCAGGGATTACGCTAGGACCTACGTTAGGTGAAACCAACGCATTGGTTTATAGCCAAAAACATCCCAATGCGACGCTCCCTGATCAGATTGATGTGGTTACCGATAACCGTGGTTATGCCATTATCCCCGATCTGATCCCCTATCAGCTCAACGTGGTCAATGATGCGATAGGTCAAGAGCTAGAGTTTGGTGAGCCAATAGATGAAGTTGTCAAAGTGCCGACATTAGGTGCGCTCTCGTATTATGAGTTGATCAACTAA
- a CDS encoding YdgH/BhsA/McbA-like domain containing protein, which yields MKLIILALVLGCASGAAMAVAPVTAAHAQGLQKIGVVSGEASTLSSFEQIIAADAQQQGASAYRITSVTMNNHVYGTADLYK from the coding sequence ATGAAACTCATTATATTGGCTTTGGTACTGGGCTGTGCCAGCGGCGCGGCTATGGCGGTAGCCCCCGTGACTGCAGCACATGCTCAAGGGCTGCAAAAAATAGGGGTGGTTTCGGGCGAGGCCTCAACCCTGAGCAGTTTTGAACAGATCATTGCCGCAGATGCGCAGCAGCAGGGCGCCAGTGCCTACCGCATTACGTCTGTCACGATGAATAATCATGTCTATGGCACGGCGGACTTATATAAATAA
- a CDS encoding pentapeptide MXKDX repeat protein: protein MKKLFAMMMCSALMLGIAGANAADSMSKDAMKKDDMSQMSQNGMAKDGMKKTCMDKACMKKEHMGKDAMKKDSMAKDSMKKDAMSQ, encoded by the coding sequence ATGAAAAAGTTATTCGCCATGATGATGTGTAGCGCACTGATGTTGGGCATCGCTGGGGCTAATGCGGCCGATAGCATGAGCAAAGACGCGATGAAGAAGGACGATATGAGCCAAATGTCCCAGAACGGGATGGCTAAAGATGGCATGAAGAAAACATGTATGGATAAAGCGTGTATGAAGAAAGAGCATATGGGTAAGGATGCCATGAAGAAAGACTCAATGGCAAAAGACAGCATGAAGAAAGACGCAATGAGTCAGTAA
- a CDS encoding molybdopterin-dependent oxidoreductase, whose product MKLGKNRINPSEGQDIVKEAQRLLARQLESSSRRRFLRNGLTLGGIAMLTGCDLSDNAQVDQALARISRFNDRVQGWLFSADHLAPVYPESMITRPFPFNAFYSEADAPDINGEDYRLEVAGQVLHKQPWTLPQLHQMAQISQVTRHICVEGWSAIGKWGGVPFAAFLQAIGADLNARYISFKCADDYYTSIDMATALHPQTIMALTYDGQILPRQYGYPMKLRMPTKLGYKNPKHIQVIEVTNRFPGGYWEDQGYNWFGGS is encoded by the coding sequence ATGAAACTGGGGAAAAACCGCATCAATCCGAGCGAAGGCCAGGACATTGTTAAAGAAGCGCAGCGCCTGTTAGCGCGCCAACTGGAATCGTCATCGCGCCGCCGTTTTCTGCGCAACGGCTTGACCTTGGGAGGGATTGCCATGCTGACCGGCTGCGATCTCAGTGACAACGCACAGGTGGATCAGGCGCTGGCCCGCATTTCACGCTTTAACGATCGGGTGCAGGGTTGGTTGTTTAGTGCCGATCATTTGGCACCGGTCTATCCGGAATCGATGATAACCCGACCTTTCCCGTTCAATGCTTTCTATTCCGAGGCGGATGCACCGGATATCAACGGTGAGGACTATAGGCTGGAAGTGGCTGGTCAGGTGTTGCACAAACAGCCCTGGACGTTGCCGCAGCTGCATCAAATGGCACAAATCAGCCAGGTTACGCGCCATATCTGTGTGGAAGGTTGGAGCGCTATTGGTAAATGGGGCGGGGTACCTTTTGCCGCCTTCCTGCAGGCTATTGGCGCCGATCTGAATGCCCGCTATATCAGTTTTAAATGCGCCGATGATTATTACACCAGCATCGATATGGCGACGGCACTGCACCCGCAGACCATCATGGCGTTGACCTACGACGGTCAGATATTGCCCCGTCAATATGGTTATCCGATGAAACTGCGCATGCCCACCAAGCTGGGTTACAAGAATCCGAAACATATTCAGGTGATCGAAGTCACCAACCGCTTCCCAGGAGGTTATTGGGAGGACCAGGGCTACAACTGGTTTGGCGGTAGTTGA